A stretch of Coturnix japonica isolate 7356 chromosome 11, Coturnix japonica 2.1, whole genome shotgun sequence DNA encodes these proteins:
- the CHMP1A gene encoding charged multivesicular body protein 1a: MDDTLFQLKFTAKQLEKLAKKAEKDSKTEQAKVKKALQQKNVECARVYAENAIRKKNEGLNWLRMASRVDAVASKVQTAVTMKGVTKNMAQVTKALDKALSSMDLQKVSAVMDKFEQQVQNLDVHTSVMEDSMSSATTLTTPQEQVDSLIVQIAEENGLEIMDQLSQLPEGASAVGESSMRSQEDQLSRRLAALRN; encoded by the exons TTCACAGCGAAGCAGCTGGAGAAACTTGCCAAAAAAGCTGAGAAGGACTCCAAGACAGAGCAAGCCAAAGTCAAGAAG GCCCTTCAGCAGAAGAATGTGGAGTGTGCTCGTGTCTACGCAGAGAATGCCATCCGCAAGAAGAACGAGGGGCTGAACTGGCTCCGCATGGCTTCCCGAGTGGATGCTGTGGCCTCCAAGGTGCAGACAGCAGTGACAATGAAGGGG GTGACGAAAAACATGGCTCAGGTGACCAAAGCTTTGGACAAAGCTCTGAGCTCCATGGACCTTCAGAAGGTGTCTGCAGTGATGGATAAGTTCGAGCAGCAGGTTCAGAATTTGGATGTTCATACATCG GTCATGGAGGACTCCATGAGCTCCGCTACCACACTGACCACGCCACAGGAGCAGGTGGACAGCCTCATTGTGCAGATTGCAGAGGAGAATGGTTTGGAGATCATGGACCAGCTCAGCCAGCTCCCTGAGGGTGCTTCAGCAGTAGGGGAGAGCTCGATGCGCTCCCAGGAAGACCAGCTGTCACGGA